One Eubacteriales bacterium mix99 genomic window carries:
- a CDS encoding DeoR/GlpR family DNA-binding transcription regulator: protein MATEKLKIDTRRNKIIEILNRDGQVRVSQLSKKMGTTMVTIRSDLDALEKAGYLERIQGGAVQTSFNNYNLEFLRKKKEHSEAKKRIATAVSGFIHDGDTILINSGTTTYYTAIELKKHKNLNIVTNSLTVAIELGSCPSLKVILLGGETNSQDSFTYGNDVLEQLKRYKANYAILSIDGVCPEEGVAAIHAEEAMVDRMMMERAKETVIVADSQKLGKEGFVYVCDLKDIDKLVTEKGAEPGIVRQIRDAGIEVISG from the coding sequence ATGGCTACAGAAAAACTGAAAATCGATACGCGCAGAAATAAAATTATAGAGATTTTAAATCGGGACGGGCAGGTACGTGTATCACAACTGAGCAAAAAAATGGGCACGACCATGGTTACCATCCGAAGTGATCTGGATGCGCTGGAAAAAGCAGGATATCTGGAACGTATACAGGGCGGCGCAGTACAAACATCGTTCAATAATTATAATCTGGAATTTTTACGCAAGAAAAAAGAGCATTCGGAAGCTAAAAAAAGAATAGCAACCGCAGTTTCGGGATTCATTCATGACGGAGACACCATATTGATCAATTCCGGAACCACAACCTATTACACAGCTATCGAGCTGAAAAAACATAAGAATCTGAATATCGTTACCAATTCCCTGACTGTGGCAATTGAGCTGGGATCCTGCCCCTCGCTCAAGGTCATTTTACTGGGTGGAGAAACCAATTCGCAGGATTCCTTCACTTATGGCAACGATGTGTTGGAACAGCTGAAGCGGTATAAAGCCAATTATGCCATTCTCTCCATAGACGGGGTCTGTCCGGAGGAAGGTGTTGCAGCAATTCATGCAGAGGAAGCAATGGTCGACCGGATGATGATGGAGCGCGCCAAGGAGACGGTCATTGTGGCGGACAGTCAGAAACTGGGCAAAGAAGGATTTGTCTATGTCTGCGATTTAAAGGACATCGATAAACTTGTCACGGAGAAAGGGGCGGAGCCCGGTATTGTCAGGCAGATACGGGATGCAGGCATCGAGGTGATATCAGGCTGA
- a CDS encoding GNAT family N-acetyltransferase, whose protein sequence is MSNGSVEIKKPPLMMLYSHLDHLPERTVPEPYGIRSEGPGDDKAWERIITESFQVTFSYRMMTEDKAYRPERVLFVVDGKDIPVATAASWVTSDYPPDCAVLHMVGAMAEHSGHRLGFYVSLAAMEQARKEGFSRMVLRTDDFRIPAIKTYIRLGFVPCIVHENHISRWQEILKKINREDPAALLPSVYDGTTTHDI, encoded by the coding sequence ATGTCAAACGGATCTGTCGAGATAAAGAAACCACCGCTGATGATGCTGTACTCTCATCTAGATCATCTTCCGGAGCGGACTGTCCCGGAACCATATGGGATCCGGAGCGAGGGCCCGGGTGACGACAAAGCCTGGGAAAGGATTATAACGGAATCCTTTCAAGTAACATTTTCCTATCGTATGATGACAGAGGATAAAGCCTATCGGCCGGAAAGGGTTCTTTTCGTGGTGGATGGTAAGGACATACCCGTTGCTACCGCTGCCTCCTGGGTTACTTCGGATTATCCCCCGGACTGTGCGGTATTGCATATGGTCGGAGCAATGGCGGAGCATTCCGGGCATCGCCTGGGGTTTTACGTGAGTTTGGCAGCCATGGAGCAAGCCAGGAAAGAGGGATTTTCCAGAATGGTGCTGCGAACGGATGATTTTCGCATCCCTGCCATTAAGACCTATATACGGTTGGGCTTTGTTCCCTGCATTGTGCATGAAAACCATATAAGCCGCTGGCAGGAGATCTTAAAGAAGATAAATCGGGAGGATCCTGCGGCTCTGCTGCCATCGGTCTATGATGGCACCACGACGCATGACATATAG
- a CDS encoding Gfo/Idh/MocA family oxidoreductase, whose translation MEKLKAGIVGAAGRPSAFLSAFRESGKAVLTAACDLNREALDKVLDGIDGVDRYTDYIEMLEKGNLDIVIIGTPMPLHVSQSIEALQRNVNVFSEVTAAVSLEECKKLLRACRSSRAQYMMGENCNYRKPCMIIREMVREGVFGQVFYAEGEYLHDCRNLLYETPWRRKYQFETRGITYGTHSLGPILSWMPGDRVEYVCCTGTGRHNQDLTGRDIGGDDSAVMLCRTAGGSLAKIRTDLSSPRPYCLNYVLQGTGAAYEERYTGEDQKVSRIWVTGESEKDRWDPLVRFEEKYMPKLWRDISVKEESFGHGGSDVLVMTDFIDSIYEGKRVPIDIYDSLDMTLPGLISQESIQQEGIWLPVPDPRQWPDKMEGI comes from the coding sequence ATGGAAAAACTGAAAGCAGGGATTGTCGGTGCGGCCGGCCGTCCGTCCGCTTTCCTTTCCGCCTTTCGGGAAAGCGGCAAAGCGGTACTGACAGCAGCTTGCGATTTGAATCGGGAAGCGTTGGACAAGGTGCTGGACGGGATAGACGGAGTGGACCGATATACGGATTATATCGAGATGCTGGAAAAAGGGAATTTGGATATTGTCATTATCGGGACCCCAATGCCATTGCATGTCAGCCAGTCCATCGAAGCCCTGCAGAGGAACGTCAATGTATTCAGTGAAGTGACTGCGGCTGTTTCCCTGGAGGAATGCAAAAAGCTATTGAGAGCGTGCCGGTCATCCCGTGCGCAGTATATGATGGGGGAAAACTGCAACTACAGAAAGCCTTGCATGATCATACGGGAAATGGTACGGGAAGGAGTATTTGGGCAGGTTTTTTATGCGGAAGGGGAGTATCTTCATGACTGCCGCAATCTGCTGTATGAAACTCCCTGGAGGCGTAAATATCAATTCGAAACACGGGGAATCACTTATGGAACCCACAGCCTGGGTCCAATCTTAAGTTGGATGCCGGGGGACAGGGTGGAATATGTTTGCTGTACGGGTACCGGAAGACATAATCAGGATCTTACAGGAAGGGATATCGGCGGAGATGACAGCGCAGTGATGTTGTGCCGGACGGCGGGAGGAAGTCTGGCCAAAATACGGACAGATCTTTCTTCGCCGCGCCCGTATTGCCTAAACTATGTCTTGCAGGGGACGGGGGCGGCCTATGAAGAAAGGTATACAGGGGAGGACCAGAAGGTCAGCCGGATTTGGGTAACCGGGGAAAGCGAAAAGGATAGATGGGATCCCCTCGTCAGGTTTGAAGAAAAGTACATGCCGAAGCTGTGGCGGGATATCAGCGTCAAAGAGGAATCCTTCGGGCATGGCGGTTCGGATGTTTTGGTCATGACGGACTTTATTGACTCGATTTATGAGGGAAAGCGAGTACCCATCGATATTTACGATTCTTTGGATATGACATTGCCAGGACTGATCAGTCAGGAGTCGATACAGCAGGAGGGGATTTGGCTTCCTGTACCGGATCCAAGGCAGTGGCCGGATAAAATGGAGGGAATTTGA
- a CDS encoding GNAT family N-acetyltransferase → MELQKIECGKEDYMSILLLADPCVKMIERYLTDGDLYICRHGAITAAVAVLYPLEDGGCELKNIAVIKPLQGIGIGTRVMKELMRIASRKYIYMLVGTTSQTEGFYLSLGFQYSHTIPSFFTDNYPKTILENGIPCVDMRCFTRKL, encoded by the coding sequence ATGGAGCTACAGAAAATTGAATGTGGCAAAGAAGATTATATGAGTATCCTCTTGTTGGCGGATCCCTGTGTCAAGATGATAGAGCGTTATTTAACCGATGGGGATCTGTACATTTGCCGGCATGGAGCGATTACGGCCGCCGTGGCGGTACTGTATCCCCTGGAAGACGGAGGATGTGAGCTTAAGAATATTGCAGTCATAAAGCCATTGCAGGGAATAGGGATCGGAACCCGGGTAATGAAAGAGCTTATGCGTATTGCCTCGAGAAAGTATATCTATATGCTGGTTGGTACTACTTCTCAAACAGAAGGCTTTTATTTGTCACTGGGCTTTCAGTACAGCCATACGATACCAAGTTTTTTTACCGATAATTACCCGAAGACCATTTTGGAAAACGGAATTCCCTGTGTGGATATGCGCTGCTTTACGAGAAAGCTTTAA
- a CDS encoding carbohydrate ABC transporter permease, producing MNAVKGSSGFRLSKGDRTYYTIVNVIMLLLLVIVAYPLVYIISASFSSPSAVASGRVVLWPVDFSLEGYQAVFRNKDIVGGYLNTFFYTFAGTALNVIMTMIGAYPLSRKDLKGRDFFMLLFTFTMIFSGGMIPGYILMQQLHLINTPWVMIVPGAISVYNLIITRTFIQSTIPSDLLDASQIDGCSDTRYFFSIVLPLSKSILATITLFYAVGHWNAYFNAFLYLNDRKLFPLQIILREILIANTIDASQVVDPELEQAKQGMADLLKYSLIVVSSLPVMIMYPFVQKYFVKGVMIGAIKG from the coding sequence ATGAATGCAGTAAAAGGAAGTTCCGGATTCCGGCTTTCAAAGGGAGACCGGACCTATTATACCATTGTGAATGTGATTATGTTATTGTTGCTGGTCATTGTAGCGTATCCACTTGTTTATATTATATCGGCGTCCTTTTCCTCGCCGTCTGCAGTGGCATCCGGCCGGGTGGTACTCTGGCCTGTGGATTTCAGTCTGGAGGGTTATCAGGCTGTTTTCAGGAACAAGGATATTGTTGGGGGCTATCTCAATACCTTTTTCTATACATTTGCCGGTACGGCGCTGAATGTTATTATGACAATGATCGGCGCTTATCCGTTGTCGAGAAAGGACTTGAAAGGCAGGGATTTTTTCATGCTGCTTTTCACATTTACCATGATATTCAGCGGCGGCATGATTCCAGGTTATATTCTGATGCAGCAGTTGCATTTGATCAACACTCCCTGGGTGATGATCGTACCCGGTGCCATTTCTGTTTACAATCTGATTATTACCCGTACTTTCATTCAAAGCACAATTCCTTCCGACTTATTGGATGCCAGTCAGATTGACGGATGCAGTGATACAAGATATTTTTTCAGTATTGTTTTGCCGCTTTCCAAATCGATACTGGCGACCATAACATTATTCTATGCGGTTGGGCATTGGAATGCGTATTTCAATGCATTCCTGTACTTGAATGACAGAAAGCTTTTTCCATTGCAGATTATACTTCGTGAAATCCTGATCGCCAATACCATTGATGCCAGTCAGGTTGTTGATCCGGAGTTGGAACAAGCCAAACAGGGAATGGCGGATTTGCTCAAGTATTCGCTGATCGTCGTCTCTTCGCTGCCGGTTATGATTATGTATCCCTTTGTTCAGAAATACTTTGTGAAAGGTGTCATGATTGGAGCCATTAAAGGGTGA
- a CDS encoding ABC transporter permease subunit: MSIVMRTLKPVRQKRSVRRKEILSRWQLYLFLLLPLVYIIVFAYVPMAGLQLAFKKFSPRLGIWGSPWVGLDQFTKFFKSYMFERVLKNTIRVSLYSLIAGFPIPIIFALLLNSMRNYKFKRSIQMITYIPHFISTVVLVGMVLQMINPRIGLFGMLYRALAGSDLPNLIGMPKAFSHLYVWSGVWQGLGWGSIIYISALASVDSELHEAAEIDGASRFQRVRFIDFPSILPTATIMLILNSGQIMNVGFEKVFLMQNGLNLRASEVISTYVYKVGIASSTQDFSYATAIGLFNSAINFALICLVNSFSKRVSDNRLW, encoded by the coding sequence GTGTCTATTGTTATGCGAACCTTAAAACCTGTCAGACAAAAAAGGTCTGTCCGGAGAAAGGAAATACTGTCCCGCTGGCAGCTCTATTTATTTCTTTTGCTGCCGTTGGTATACATTATTGTTTTTGCCTATGTTCCCATGGCCGGACTCCAGTTGGCGTTCAAAAAGTTTTCCCCGCGACTCGGTATTTGGGGAAGCCCCTGGGTTGGATTGGATCAATTTACGAAATTTTTTAAATCCTATATGTTTGAACGGGTCCTGAAAAATACGATTCGGGTTTCTTTGTACAGCCTGATCGCCGGATTTCCAATACCGATTATTTTTGCCCTGCTTTTGAATTCCATGCGCAACTATAAATTCAAGCGAAGTATTCAAATGATTACCTATATTCCGCATTTTATATCCACAGTAGTTCTTGTGGGGATGGTACTTCAGATGATCAATCCGCGTATTGGACTTTTTGGTATGCTTTACCGGGCATTGGCCGGATCGGATCTTCCCAATCTGATTGGTATGCCGAAAGCCTTCAGTCATTTGTATGTCTGGTCCGGCGTCTGGCAGGGTCTCGGGTGGGGAAGCATTATATACATTTCTGCCCTGGCTTCCGTGGACAGTGAATTGCATGAGGCAGCTGAAATCGATGGCGCCAGCCGATTTCAGCGGGTGCGATTCATTGATTTCCCAAGTATTCTTCCCACAGCAACCATTATGCTGATTTTGAATTCCGGACAGATTATGAATGTTGGGTTTGAAAAGGTGTTTTTAATGCAAAATGGTCTGAATCTGCGTGCCAGTGAAGTAATCTCCACCTATGTTTACAAGGTGGGTATTGCATCCAGCACACAGGATTTTTCTTATGCTACGGCGATTGGCCTGTTTAACTCGGCGATCAATTTTGCTTTGATCTGCCTGGTCAATTCATTCAGCAAACGGGTCAGCGATAACCGGCTTTGGTAA
- a CDS encoding extracellular solute-binding protein produces MSKRRMASLVSVLLAMFLVLSACSTTDTSKTSGSGEPKKANQTKENAPSNKKSSSGDILNELGMEPIVKEPYTLTIGLPQNTNVEDYDTNHYTQLLEKKSGMDIKFEMLPAKDAKQKLAVMVSGGSALPDIISMALSDSEVYSYGSQGYFIPLNDYYENNSFYFQQIVEENGLDTMLNDVTSADGNIYTVPLYNPEYGNEWDHRAWINKTWLKALDLDMPETTEDFYQVLKAFKEKDPNGNNKADEIPYMGHINGWNSQPQDFFMNAFIYYNTSYNYILADNGKIDIAANKDEWKQGLQYLNKLYKEGLISPLTFTQDRPQFQQAIENPDAQIIGSITTGSMSIYQTDSKRKEDMTALPPLTGPNGVCWSTKRYQGPSSRGYVTKDAKSPEIAFRLLDLMCDKELSINSRFGEKDKDWKFATDADKGTGLYENMDIPATIKVINNHWGQPQNAEWAEDTQPAIRPYQYGIGGMTWDGNEYDSQYMTAQAVPSYIDKAPEEVVLKVPFTTEENDRTSEILTSLKTYIDESTQRFIVGDMPFSEWDNYVSELDNIGLEEYLKVVQKAYDRYRKNK; encoded by the coding sequence ATGAGTAAAAGGAGAATGGCTTCTTTGGTCTCTGTTCTGCTCGCAATGTTTCTCGTTCTGAGTGCCTGCAGCACAACAGACACCAGTAAAACATCCGGCTCAGGCGAACCGAAGAAAGCGAATCAGACGAAGGAAAACGCTCCGTCAAATAAAAAATCCAGTTCAGGGGATATTTTAAATGAATTGGGTATGGAGCCCATTGTAAAGGAACCCTATACTTTGACGATTGGACTGCCTCAGAATACCAATGTGGAGGATTATGATACCAATCATTATACTCAGTTACTGGAGAAAAAATCCGGCATGGATATCAAGTTTGAAATGCTTCCTGCAAAGGACGCAAAGCAGAAACTGGCAGTCATGGTTTCCGGAGGCTCTGCTTTGCCGGATATCATCTCGATGGCCCTGAGTGATTCGGAGGTTTATTCTTACGGCTCACAGGGGTACTTTATCCCCCTGAACGATTATTATGAAAACAATTCTTTTTACTTTCAGCAGATTGTAGAAGAGAATGGGCTGGACACGATGCTGAATGATGTTACATCAGCAGACGGGAATATCTATACGGTACCGCTTTACAATCCGGAATACGGAAATGAATGGGATCATCGCGCCTGGATCAACAAAACCTGGTTGAAAGCCCTGGATCTTGATATGCCTGAAACCACGGAAGACTTTTATCAGGTGCTCAAGGCTTTCAAGGAAAAGGATCCCAATGGAAACAATAAAGCGGATGAAATCCCTTACATGGGACATATCAATGGCTGGAACAGCCAGCCTCAGGATTTTTTCATGAATGCGTTTATTTACTATAACACTTCATACAATTATATATTGGCGGACAACGGGAAAATAGATATCGCTGCCAACAAGGATGAATGGAAACAAGGCCTTCAATACCTTAATAAACTGTACAAGGAAGGCTTGATTTCACCGCTGACATTTACGCAGGACAGACCTCAGTTCCAGCAGGCGATTGAAAACCCCGACGCGCAGATCATCGGATCCATAACTACCGGAAGCATGAGTATTTATCAGACGGACAGCAAGAGGAAAGAGGACATGACTGCTCTGCCTCCGCTTACCGGGCCGAATGGGGTTTGCTGGTCCACCAAGCGATATCAGGGCCCATCAAGCAGAGGCTATGTTACAAAAGATGCTAAAAGTCCTGAAATCGCTTTTCGATTGCTGGATCTGATGTGTGATAAAGAATTGTCCATCAACTCCCGTTTTGGAGAAAAGGATAAGGACTGGAAGTTTGCTACGGATGCGGACAAGGGGACCGGCCTTTATGAAAATATGGACATACCTGCGACCATCAAGGTGATTAACAATCATTGGGGACAGCCGCAGAATGCGGAATGGGCGGAGGATACCCAGCCTGCAATCCGTCCTTATCAGTATGGCATCGGTGGTATGACATGGGATGGCAATGAGTATGATTCTCAGTATATGACGGCTCAGGCAGTGCCGTCCTATATCGATAAGGCTCCGGAAGAGGTTGTTCTGAAAGTCCCCTTTACCACGGAAGAAAATGATCGTACATCCGAGATTCTGACATCCCTTAAGACCTATATTGATGAAAGCACCCAGCGATTCATTGTTGGTGATATGCCTTTTTCGGAATGGGATAACTATGTGAGCGAATTGGATAACATCGGATTGGAGGAGTATTTGAAAGTAGTACAAAAGGCATATGATCGTTACAGGAAAAATAAATAG
- a CDS encoding AraC family transcriptional regulator, translating into MKKKQEDYPHDFRDQDTPEVSLKALHQSALRLTKRAESMKRDRAARLRDSVVRYLRQNYSDANLCAAQVAVKFNLSEKYVFQIIKAHTGKSFGEYLEGIRFEESEKLLIHSGLSISMIAEKVGFHSVNTFHKAFKRVYGITPGVWRSQRLKMNRSLRNN; encoded by the coding sequence TTGAAAAAGAAACAGGAGGATTATCCCCATGACTTTCGGGATCAGGACACCCCGGAAGTTTCTCTGAAGGCACTGCATCAGTCCGCTCTGCGGCTCACAAAAAGGGCAGAAAGCATGAAGAGAGATCGTGCGGCACGTTTGAGAGACTCCGTTGTTCGGTATTTGAGGCAGAACTATTCGGATGCCAATCTGTGTGCGGCTCAAGTTGCTGTGAAGTTTAATTTATCGGAAAAATATGTGTTTCAAATCATAAAAGCCCATACCGGGAAAAGTTTCGGCGAATATCTGGAAGGGATACGCTTTGAGGAATCCGAGAAGCTGCTTATCCATTCCGGCCTTTCCATCAGCATGATTGCAGAAAAGGTAGGATTTCACTCAGTGAATACGTTTCATAAGGCATTTAAACGAGTGTATGGAATAACCCCGGGAGTATGGAGAAGTCAGCGTTTAAAGATGAATCGGTCTCTCCGGAATAATTGA
- a CDS encoding sodium/proline symporter, protein MVLYIGVVIGIGLYYARRANESSDNYLIGGRSLGPWVTAMGAEASDMSGWLLMGLPGVAYWSGLSGAVWTALGLGLGTYINWLLVAKRLRNYSHAAGDAITIPDFFSNRYRENRKIIMTISALFILIFFSVYAASCFVTVGKLFSTLFDAPYRIMMILGALFVVFYTFLGGFLAESASDFMQGILMVLALVAVLVTGIQHAGGMSALIANAKSIPGFFDFFGVAQPQVKNGMQQVENGVPLFGKAGSYGFMTVISTLSWGLGYCGMPHVLVKFMAIRRSDDLKVSRRIAVVWVILSLTAAVLIGIIGRVLFPDALLTQSASENVFILLSTNFFFPIFAGLVMAGILAATISSSDSYLLIAASAFSKNVYQGILKREATDREVLWVSRITLVVVAILAMLIALDENSIIFTVVSFAWAGFGATFGPAMLFSLFWKRTTRSGIIAGMVSGGGMVFLWKLALNPLGGIFGLYELLPAFVLSCIVIFVASLLSRAPSEEIQEEFEKVKAV, encoded by the coding sequence ATGGTTTTGTACATTGGTGTGGTGATTGGCATTGGCCTGTATTATGCCCGGCGCGCCAATGAGAGCAGTGACAATTACCTGATTGGGGGCAGATCCCTTGGACCGTGGGTGACGGCCATGGGAGCTGAGGCTTCCGACATGAGCGGATGGCTTTTGATGGGCCTGCCGGGAGTCGCGTACTGGTCCGGTCTGAGCGGTGCGGTGTGGACAGCGCTGGGCCTGGGCCTCGGTACCTATATCAACTGGCTGCTGGTGGCAAAGCGGCTTCGCAATTATTCCCATGCCGCAGGGGATGCCATAACCATTCCCGATTTTTTCAGTAATCGGTACCGGGAGAACCGGAAAATCATCATGACGATATCGGCTCTGTTTATCCTGATCTTTTTCAGTGTTTATGCAGCAAGCTGCTTTGTAACGGTGGGAAAGCTCTTCAGCACTCTGTTTGATGCTCCGTATCGTATCATGATGATTCTGGGAGCCCTGTTTGTGGTTTTCTATACATTCCTGGGAGGATTTCTAGCCGAAAGTGCTTCGGATTTCATGCAGGGTATTCTGATGGTTCTGGCTCTGGTTGCCGTACTGGTGACCGGCATCCAGCATGCAGGGGGGATGTCTGCCCTCATCGCCAATGCAAAGTCCATACCTGGATTTTTTGATTTCTTTGGAGTGGCACAGCCTCAGGTGAAAAACGGAATGCAGCAGGTTGAAAACGGGGTGCCGCTTTTTGGGAAAGCGGGCAGCTATGGCTTTATGACGGTAATTTCCACGCTTTCCTGGGGACTTGGTTATTGCGGCATGCCCCATGTTCTGGTGAAATTCATGGCAATCCGGCGATCCGATGATTTGAAAGTATCCCGGAGAATCGCCGTTGTATGGGTGATTCTGTCCCTGACTGCTGCGGTTCTCATTGGAATAATCGGCAGGGTGCTGTTTCCGGATGCCCTGCTCACGCAAAGTGCTTCAGAAAATGTATTTATCTTGCTGTCCACCAATTTCTTTTTTCCGATATTTGCCGGACTTGTGATGGCGGGGATTCTTGCTGCCACCATCAGCTCCTCGGATTCCTATCTGTTGATTGCCGCTTCGGCTTTCTCCAAGAACGTGTATCAGGGGATTTTGAAAAGGGAAGCAACGGATCGGGAGGTACTGTGGGTATCCCGGATCACCCTGGTGGTTGTGGCGATCCTTGCCATGCTGATTGCCCTGGATGAGAACAGTATTATCTTTACAGTGGTTTCCTTTGCCTGGGCAGGTTTTGGCGCAACGTTCGGACCTGCTATGCTGTTCTCCCTGTTCTGGAAAAGAACGACCCGGTCCGGTATCATTGCCGGTATGGTTTCCGGCGGAGGAATGGTCTTTTTGTGGAAGCTGGCTCTGAATCCTTTGGGAGGAATTTTCGGATTGTATGAACTGCTCCCGGCTTTTGTCCTGTCCTGTATCGTGATTTTTGTGGCTTCTCTGCTCTCCAGGGCGCCTTCTGAAGAGATTCAGGAAGAGTTTGAAAAAGTGAAGGCAGTATAG
- a CDS encoding glycoside hydrolase family 130 protein → MSSKLILGEALPNIPWEEKPERCRGVVWRSEKNPIIPRDLLPTSNSIFNSAVVPYKGQFAGVFRCDDTRRVMQLHSGKSRDGLHWEIDPEPIHFICKDPEIGRFVYGYDPRVCRMEDRYYVTWCNGYHGPTIGVAYTHDFETFYQMENAFLPFNRNGVLFPRKIGGKYVMLSRPSDSGHTPFGDIFCSESPDMVHWGCHRHVMSPGGSWQATKIGAGPVPIETTEGWLLIYHGVLTSCNGFVYSMGAALLDPEQPWKVLYRTEPYLLSPQKLYECVGDVPNVVFPCAALADADTGRIAIYYGGADTVTCLAFTRADELIDFIRQNSVV, encoded by the coding sequence ATGAGTTCCAAATTGATTCTGGGAGAAGCACTGCCCAATATTCCATGGGAGGAAAAGCCCGAAAGGTGCCGTGGGGTGGTATGGCGTTCGGAGAAAAATCCCATTATCCCGCGGGATTTGCTCCCGACATCCAACAGTATTTTCAACAGTGCCGTGGTCCCCTACAAGGGGCAGTTTGCCGGAGTGTTCCGGTGTGACGATACCAGAAGGGTCATGCAGCTTCACAGCGGGAAAAGCAGGGACGGGCTGCACTGGGAGATTGACCCGGAGCCCATACACTTTATATGCAAGGACCCGGAAATCGGCCGCTTTGTCTATGGGTACGATCCCAGGGTATGCCGGATGGAGGACCGCTATTATGTCACCTGGTGCAATGGATATCACGGGCCTACCATAGGGGTGGCCTATACCCATGATTTTGAGACATTTTATCAGATGGAGAATGCATTCCTGCCTTTCAACCGCAACGGCGTGCTTTTCCCGAGAAAGATCGGCGGAAAGTATGTTATGCTGAGCCGGCCCAGTGACAGCGGACATACTCCGTTCGGCGATATCTTCTGCAGTGAAAGCCCGGATATGGTGCACTGGGGCTGTCACCGTCATGTCATGTCACCAGGGGGGTCCTGGCAGGCGACAAAAATCGGCGCAGGTCCGGTACCGATTGAAACCACGGAGGGATGGCTGCTGATCTATCACGGCGTACTGACTTCCTGCAATGGGTTTGTTTACAGTATGGGAGCAGCCCTGTTGGATCCGGAACAGCCCTGGAAGGTGCTTTACCGGACCGAGCCCTATTTGCTGTCCCCGCAGAAACTGTACGAATGTGTGGGAGACGTGCCCAATGTTGTCTTCCCCTGCGCAGCCCTGGCTGATGCGGATACCGGCAGAATTGCCATTTACTACGGCGGAGCGGATACGGTCACCTGCCTGGCATTTACCCGGGCAGACGAACTGATCGATTTCATCAGGCAAAATTCCGTGGTATAG
- a CDS encoding ImmA/IrrE family metallo-endopeptidase, whose amino-acid sequence MTAERPVVKPRLPSIPDYRSGYIDLRLQEFLDSLGIAQWPIDCVKLLSGMRDSDKYRIRIGYAGEEVSDGLDAATNYVQRLGMYQIVLSRSKIRYPYRKSSDRRLNFTIAHEIGHIVLEHLLVPNHCKTKEEIRMEDLEADEFAARLLMPQKLLYSFNYYSVNAVASFLNVSNTALRMRLIHLDATHLIRARKVKSCIRCGNTRFSEFAQYCGVCGQSTAQGCRGIRRIYYPDEYPIDSFKRALVCPKCHRDIRHGTGDRCPFCGTCIFNFCSGFFDPGGSVCSCANPGYARYCEVCGRPTYYQEINCLKDWQDCYTIGMAPDAEHRDANYIMNGKFMKGRKQE is encoded by the coding sequence ATGACCGCGGAAAGGCCCGTCGTCAAGCCCCGCCTCCCTTCGATTCCGGATTATCGATCGGGCTATATCGATTTGAGGCTGCAGGAATTTCTTGATTCGCTGGGCATTGCGCAGTGGCCCATCGATTGTGTGAAGCTTCTCTCCGGAATGAGGGATTCGGATAAGTATCGGATCCGGATTGGATATGCCGGGGAGGAAGTGTCCGATGGTCTGGACGCTGCAACAAATTATGTGCAGCGATTGGGGATGTATCAGATCGTGCTTTCCCGCAGCAAAATCCGGTACCCTTACCGGAAGTCCTCCGACCGCCGGCTGAATTTTACCATAGCCCATGAAATTGGTCACATTGTCCTGGAGCATCTGCTTGTACCAAATCACTGCAAAACAAAAGAAGAGATCCGGATGGAGGATCTGGAAGCGGATGAGTTTGCCGCGCGGCTGCTCATGCCGCAGAAACTTCTTTACTCCTTCAACTATTACTCTGTCAATGCCGTTGCTTCCTTTCTGAATGTATCCAATACCGCACTCCGGATGCGTCTGATTCATCTTGATGCAACTCATCTGATCCGCGCCCGCAAGGTAAAGAGCTGTATCCGCTGCGGCAACACCCGTTTTTCGGAATTTGCGCAGTACTGTGGGGTATGCGGACAGTCCACTGCGCAGGGCTGCAGGGGAATCCGGCGGATTTACTATCCCGATGAATATCCCATTGATTCCTTCAAGAGAGCGCTTGTCTGTCCGAAATGCCACAGGGATATCCGTCATGGAACCGGAGACCGATGTCCTTTCTGCGGAACCTGTATTTTCAATTTCTGCTCTGGATTTTTTGATCCGGGCGGCAGCGTATGCTCCTGTGCCAACCCGGGATATGCAAGATACTGTGAAGTCTGCGGGAGACCGACTTATTATCAGGAAATAAATTGCTTGAAGGATTGGCAGGACTGTTATACGATAGGGATGGCGCCAGATGCAGAACATCGGGATGCAAATTACATAATGAACGGAAAATTCATGAAGGGGAGGAAACAGGAATGA